Below is a genomic region from Gemmatimonadota bacterium.
CAGGCGCGGCCCCCGCGCAGAGGAAGATTCCGTGAGCGGATTCGAAAACAACTCGGCGCAGGAACAGGTACGAGCAACCGTTGAGCGCTACAGTGCTGGGGATCGCTCTGCGACGCTGGCGATGTTGGCGCTCATCGGGGTCGCCAACGAGGAAGGCGTCGCGGTGTTTCACGACGTCGCCGTGCAGATGCGCACCGACTACATCTCGGCGTTGCGGGCTGAGGGGCGTGACGCAGACGCCGAGGCCGGACGACTCAGCCTCGACGAGGTGCGCGCGCATCTCGCGAACGTGGTCGTGCCGCGCTTAGTGAGTGCGGGCGCCTTGGAGACGATCCCTGGTGGGAGCGACGGCACCGGGCTCAAGCTGCGCCTCAGCGCCGATGCGTGGGCCGCTGTCCGTGGCGCGCGCAGCCAAGTCGCAGCCGTGTTGCGGCACACGGGCGAACATTCGACCATGCACCGGGTGTCGTCCGGTGAACGCGTCACCGGCTCCAGTGAGCTGCGCGCGGAGGGACTGGTCAAGACGTATCGGCGCCGCAACGTGGTAAACAATGTGGCACTCGACCTTCGCCAAGGAGAAATCGTTGGGCTGCTGGGCCCCAACGGCGCTGGCAAAACGACCACGTTCTACATGATCGTTGGGCTCATTCCGCCGGTGCAGGGGCGCATTCTGTTCGACGGCCAAGACATTACGAACATGCCGATGTATCAGCGCGCACGGCGTGGTATTGGCTATCTCTCGCAGGAACCGTCGGTGTTTCGCAAGCTCTCGGTGGAAGAGAACATCCTCGCGATTCTCGAGACGCTGCCGATCAGCCGCGCGGAACGCGAGGCGCGTCTGGAAGGATTGCTCGACGAGCTGAACATCAAGCACTTACGCACCAGCAAGGCCTACGCGCTTTCGGGCGGCGAACGTCGCCGGCTTGAGATCACGCGTGCGCTGGTGACGCAGCCCAAGTTCATGATGCTCGATGAGCCGTTTGCCGGGGTAGACCCGATTGCGGTGCACGACATCCAGCAGATTGTCGCGAGCCTCAAGCATCGCGGCATCGGCGTGCTGATCTCTGACCATAACGTCGAACAGACGCTCGACATTGTCGATCGGGCGTACATCATGTTTGACGGTCAGGTGAAGGTGTCTGGTACGGTTCGTGAGTTGGTGTTTGATGACACCGTGGCGGACATCTACCTCGGGCCCACGCTCACCGCGCGCCTGCGAAGTCGATTCAAAGAAGCACCCGTCTCGGACCCCACGGGATGAGGACGGGCCTTAACCAGTCCGTTCGCCTTGGGCAGGAGCTCAAGATCAATCCTCGCCTCTATCAGGCGATGGATATGCTCTACATGCCCCTGCTCGATCTCCAACAGCACCTCAAGCAGGAGTTGCTCGTCAACCCGTTCCTCGAACTGAGCGAGGACGAGGAGGAGGAGCTCTCCGAAGAGCAATCAATTGAGGCGACGCAGGAAGAGGACGAAGACCGGGAGTCGGCCGACGCTGACGAGCGGGACGAGCGCGATGAACGGGACGAGCACGATCCGTCCGACGACATAGGCGATTCCGGCGAGCTGGAACTGAACTCGCTCGGGGAAGAGTCGCTCATCGAAGAGCCGGTAGACCCGCGCGCCGAGGACGAGACCGACTGGGAGAACATTCTCCTCGACGGTTTCGATTCGCCCGGCGGCATGCATGAACAACAGGAACAGCAGGAGCATTTCGAGGCGGTTCCGGTTTCAAGCACCAATTTGGAGGAGCATCTCCGCGAGCAGATTCGGATGCTCAACCTGAATCCACGGCAGCTCCTGCTGGCGGACGAGTTTATTGGCAACATCGGTGATGACGGATATCTGTCGGCGTCCATTGAGCAGATTCTCATGAGCATTAACCAGACCATCGAGCGCGCCGCCGAAGCCGTGGATCGTGATATCGATGATCTGCCGTATTACACGTTTCCCGAGGCGGAGGAGATGCTCGAGATTGTTCAGCATCTCGACCCCCCGGGCGTCGGCGCCCGCGATCTGCGCGAGTGCCTCCTGCTTCAGCTGCGCGAGAGGGGACAGGCGGGCTCGATGGCCGACCGGCTGGTCCGAGACTTCTTCGAGGAGCTTATAGCCCACCGCTGGAGTGACGTCGCCAAGCGGACGGGGGTTTCTCCCCTAGAGGTGCAGCACGCCGCCGACGAAATCGCCAAGCTGAGCCCCAAGCCTGGCCTCTCGGTGACGAGCGGGCAAGAGAATTACGTGATGCCGGATTTGATCGTCGAGAAAGTGGACGGCGCCTATTTGGTGTTCACCAACGACGGCAATCTGCCGCGCCTCAAGCTGAGTCGCGTGTATCAGGACATTGCGCGTGACAAAAAGAAGTTTGACGCAGAGAACAAAGAGTTCATCACCAACAAGCTCAATGCGGCGCAGTGGCTCATTCAGGCCATTGAGCAACGCCGGCAGACGATGCTCAAGGTGATGCATTTCATTGTGGACCGGCAACGGGAGTTCTTTGAGAAAGGCGTGCAGTACCTGAAGCCGCTCACGCTGCGTGAAGTGGCCGATGTCATTGGGATGCACGAATCCACGGTCAGCCGCGTCACGAACGAGAAATACGCGCAAACGCCGCGCGGGGTGCTGCCGCTCAAGTTCTTCTTTTCGAGCGGTCTTGCCACGACCGATGGCGAAGACGTGTCCGCTCGTGGCATCAAGGCGACCATCGAAAAGTTGGTGACGGACGAGGACCCCAAATCGCCACTCACCGATCAGGCGATTGTCGAGATCCTCGAAAAGGACGGCATTCAGATTGCCCGCCGCACGGTGGCCAAGTATCGCGACCAACTCGGCGTTCTTTCGGCCCGGATGCGTAAGCGTGTCTGATTCTATCTCTCACGACGAGACCCAGCGAGTGACCCCTTCACGCGAAGCCGTCGATGTCTCCGTGCTCGTGCCCGCAAAGGACGAGGCCGAGAATCTCCCGCTCTTTCTCCAGCTGTGCGACGAGACGTTCCGCAGCCGAGCGGAACGCTATGAAGTGATCGTCATTGACGACGGATCATCCGACGGGACCGCCGCGGTGATGGCCGACATGCAAGCGCGCTATCCGTGGGTGCGCACGGTGCGTCACCGCACTCAGCGGGGCATTGCCGACGCGCTCCGCAGCGGATTTCTTGCGGCGCGCTCAGATATTCTCGTCTTCTATCCCGCCGACCTCCAGTTCAAGCCCGAAGACATTCCTCGCCTCGTCGCGCCGATTCTGGCTGGCGAAAGCGATATGGTCACCGGCTATAAGCAGGGACAGTACAACAAGGCGTTCGTGTCTAAGATCTACAACGGGCTGTCGCGCGCGCTGTTCAAGGTGCCCGTGCGCGACCTGAACAACGTGAAAGCGTACCGGCGCGCCGTGATGGATGATCAACCGGTGCGCCCGGATTGGCATCGCTACATGATTGTGCTCGCGGTAGCCCGCGGGTACACGGTCACGGAGATCCCCGTGCCACTCTATGCGCGGCACGCGGGGAAGTCTAAGTTCGGCTGGTCGCGCATACCGGTGGGCGTGCTCGACATGCTGGCCGTCTGGTTTGAGCTCCGGTTCGGCCAGAAGCCGCTCCTCGCCTTTGGCATGCTCGGCGCCGGGCTGTTTGCTATTGGCTTGGCAAGCGGGCTGTTTGCGCTTGGCGTGCTGCTCGTCAAGGGACAGGGCGTTCGCGCCGTCTGGACCGTGATCCAAACGTGCTTGCTCCTCGGCTCCATCTTTTTTGCCACCGGTTTGCTCGGCGAGCAGATTGCCGTGTTGCGCGCGGAACAGCGCGAGATGCGCAGGCGGCTCGACGAATCGCGAACACCCCGCGCCAGCGACGGCTAACCGTGACTCCGACCCGCGTCCTGTTCGTTTCGCATTCGTACCCGCGCGCCGACGGCGACATCGCGGGTTCGTTTGTGCATCGACTGGCCGTCTCGCTGACGGCACGCGGCGATATCGTACGCGTGCTCGCGCCCGCTACGGCGGGCCTCGAGCCAACGTCGGTGCTCGATGGCATCCGCGTGGACCGATACGGGTATGCGCCCGCCGCGTGGCAGACGCTGGCGTATGAAGGCAATATGGCGCAGCAGGTGAATGGATCGTGGCGCGGGAAAGCCGCATTCGGTGGACTGTTGTTGGGTGGCGCGTTGGCGGTGCGGCGAACGGTGGCGTCATGGCGTCCAGATATTGTACATGCGCACTGGTGGCTTCCCGGCGCGCTCCAGTCGGCATGGAGCATCGGTCGCACGCCACTCATGACCACGCTGCACGGATCCGATATTCGGCTCGCCATTGGAGTCCCTCGCGCGCACGGTGCGTTTCGCGCGGTGATGCGACGGTCCCAGCGCGTCACGGCGGTCAGCCGGTGGCTCCGCGACGAAGCGCTCGCCATGGCGCCGGGCACGAACATCGACGTGGAACCGATGCCGGTGGACATCACCCTCTTTACTCCGAGCACTGGATCAAAGGAGAACAAACTGTTGTTCGTGGGTCGACTCAACGCGCAGAAAGGAGCCGGCCTACTGCTGGAGGCCCTCGCGGCGAGCGGCAGCAACTGTGCGCTCGATGTCATTGGAGAGGGTGACGATCGCGCCGCCCTTGCAGCTCGCGCAGCAACGTTGGGCTTGGCGTCTCGCGTCACCTTTCATGGCGCGTTGGCCCAATCGCAAGTCGTACCGTTTTATCAGCGAGCCCGCGCGGTGGTCGTGCCCAGCCAGCAAGAGGGGCTGGGGCTGGTGGCTGTGGAATCGCAGCTCTGCGAAACGCCCGTCATTGCCTTTCGCTCAGGGGGACTCACGGACGTCGTCATCGACGGCGATACGGGGTATCTCGTGCCGAGCGGAGACGTCCGGGCCATGAGTCTCGCGATCGACGCCGTTGACACGAATCCGAGTAACGCGCTCGCGCGCGGTCGGGTGGGACGCGCGCGCATGTTGCTCGAGTTCAATCCTGCGTCCGTAGCCGAGAACTATCACCGTCTTTATCAGGACGCATTGCGTGCGACGCCGTAAGACGTTCTTTCAACGCCTCTCCATTCTGCTCGCCGTGGTGGCCATCGTCTTCTATGGCAATACGGTCTCGAGTCAGTGGACGGAGGTGCGCGCCACGTCCGCACGGCTGCACATCGACGGGCTGATGCTAGCGGCCAGCGGAGTCATTGTGCTGGTGAGCTACGCGGTGCTCATCGAGACCTGGCGTCGCACCGTCACCGCGTGGGGCGAGCAGCTCAGTTGGAAGGAAGCGGCACGCATTTGGTTTGTGTCGAATCTCGGCAAATATCTTCCGGGCAAGGTCTGGCAGATTGGTGCCATGGGAGCACTCGCGCAGGAGGCGGGCGTCTCACCCGTGGCGGCAATTGGGTCGTCGCTCGTCGTGAACCTCGTGAACATTGTCGCCGCGTGCCTCGTGGTGGCGTTCGCGAGTGCTCGAGCCGTGACGTTTGCCGGTGCGTGGTTTGTGCCATTGGTCGCACTCGCCTCCGTAGCGGCGCTTGCCACACCGTGGTTGCTCCCGCTCTTGGTGCGGGTCGCCGCCCGTCTCACGCGCCGCGACCTGCCCGCGCCGCGCGTGCCGCCCAGTGCGATTCTTGTGGCACTCGCTGGGTGCACGGTAGGGTGGGTGCTGTATGGCGTGGCCTTCCGGACTCTCGCCATCGCGCTGTTTGGGGTGGCCGCTGGCACCAGTGCCTCCTACGTCGCAGTTTTCACATTCTCGTATTTGATCGGCTATCTCTACCTGTTTTCACCCGGCGGACTTGGCGCTCGCGAATACGTGCTCACGGGGGCGCTCGCGGCGCTCTCGCTCGAAAGCGGGGCCTCCGCCACGCTGCTGGTACTGACCTCCCGTCTCTGGCTCACCGTTCTCGAGGCACTGCCGGGACTGACCTTGCTCGCTCTTGGCCGCGCACGACCGCACCACACTCCAAAACCTGACCATGGCACGCACGCCTGACCATCCTGCGACCTCCGCCGCACCCGAGGCGCCTCGTTTTGCTACGGCGTGGGCTGCGCTCGTGTATGCGCTCTGCGCGTTCTCGCTCGCCTGGCCGGCCCTCGCGGGCAAGTTCCTCGCGAATCCGCTGAGCGATCAATACAAAGCGGGCTATGCGTTCCGCGAGTTCGCCGCGGCGTATATGAAATCGCACGGCACCTTTCCGCAGTGGAACCCGTATCTCTTTGGCGGCATGCCGTTCGTGGCGGCCATGCACGGCGACATTTTTTATCCGACGTTCCTGCTGCGACTCGTGATGCCGGTGGATGTCGCGATGACGTGGGGAATGATTCTCCACTTCTTTCTCTGCGGACTCGCCACGTACTGGTTCCTGCGGCAGGCGCCGCGGCTGTCGTTCCACGCGTCGCTTGTCGGTGGCGTGGCGTATATGATGGCGGGGTTTGTCTCATCGCTCCCCTCAGCTGGACACGACGGTAAACTATTTGTGTCGGCGCTCCTCCCGCTCACGCTCTTGGTGATTACGTGGGGCGTTCGCGACGGTAAGCGGTTCGCGTGGGGGTTTCTGGCGCTCGTCGTTGGCCTTGGCGTGCTCTCGCCGCACCCGCAACTGTTGCAGTATCTGCTGCTTGCCTCGGGCGCCTGGGCGCTGATGCTCGCGTTCGGTGGCGTCGATAAAGAAAAACTCGCGAGCAACGTGGCCATACAGCGCCTTGCCCTCGCCTTCGGCGCGGTCGTCGTTGGTGCCGCGATCGGCGCCATTCAGTATTTGCCGGTCAGCGAGTATGTGGCGTGGTCACCACGCTCCACGGCGCGCGGCTACGATTTTGCCACGAGCTATTCATTCCCTATTGAAGAGCTCATCAACACCTGGCTGCCGCAGTTCTCCGGTATTCTGCAGAACTACTGGGGCCGCAACGGCATTCATTTCCATAGTGAGTACATCGGCGTTGCCGTCATCATTCTCGCGAGCGCCGCATTTGGGGCGGGGAACCCCCTCGCGCGCCGCCGCTTTCTCTGGTTCTGGACTGGCACCGCCGTCGTCTCGCTGTTCTGGGCCTTCGGTGGCAACACGCCGTTCTTCCAGATCATCTACAACATTGTTCCTGGCACCAAGTTCTTCCGCGCGCCGAGCACCATTTTCTACCTCACCACGTTCTCTGTGGCGGTGATGGCTGCGATTGGCACCGAACGGATTCTGCAGGGCAAAACGAGCGCCCGCTTCGCCTATGGATGGCTCGCGGCCGCAGTAGCGATCACCTTGCTCGCCGTGGCTGGCGGGCTTACCGGAATCGGCGCGACGATTGTGAGCGGTTCCGGCTTTCCGCAGTTCGGTCCGGTCACGGCCATGGCCGAGCGCGTGGAAGCCAATGCCGACGCGGTGCGCTCCGGTGCATTCCGGGCACTCTTCTTTGCCGCACTCGCCTGCGGCGCACTGCTCCTCTTGCTGCGACGCACCATTGCGCCTCGCGTCGCGGGATGGTTGCTCGTGGCGCTTTGCGCGATTGACCTCTGGAGCATTGAGCGGCTCTACTGGCAGTTCAATGAGCCCGCGTGGAAGATCTACAGCACCGACGCCACCACCGAATATCTCAAGCGTCTCACGCAGCCAGCGCGCACCATCGCCATTGGGTTCCCCAACCTGCCGATGTCGCCCTCCGACCCATTCCTCAAGTACGACGCCCTCATGGGGCATCGCGTGCGCATCTCGGCGGTGGGCTACCACGGCAACGAGCTCGGCCGCTATCAGCAGCTCAATGGCGAAGAGCGCGGCTACGACCAGATTGGTAACCCAAGTTTCTGGGCGCTCACCAATACTGATTACATCCTCGTCAATACCGACACGCTCCCCATTGCCGGCGCCACTCGGGTGATTGGCCCCGTGATGAACGCCGCCGGCACCAACGTCACGTTGTTCAAACTCCCGGGCGAACATCCGTTCGCGTGGGTGGCACCGGTGATTACTAAATACGGTGACAATGCCGTGATCGAGGCCGCGCGCGCTACGAATTTTCCGGTGCGCAGCATCGCCATTTTCGACACCACATCCAAGGTGTCCGCCGAAACGGTAAGCAAGCTGCCGGAACCGCTGGCGATCACGACCCACGTGACCGCCTACGAGGCCGGTCACATCGCGCTGACGCTGAGCGCGCCAGCACCCAAGGGCTCGGCGCTCGTCGTTTCCGAAAACTTTTATCCTGGCTGGAAGGTGAAGGTAGACGGCAAACCCGCCACCGCCGAACGCGCGGATTTGGTGTTGATTGGCGTGGCGCTCCCGGAAGGCGCGAAGCAGGTGGAACTCACCTTTGACAGTGACGTGTACCAGCGCGGCAAATCGATCACCGTGGTGGCGCTCTTGATCGCGCTGCTCGCAATGGGCGGCGGCGCGGTACTCGACCGCCGAGCGATGGTGGGAGGAGCGGCCTAATGTCAGAGAAAGCGTTAGTGATTGTTCCGACGTACAACGAAAAAGAAAACATCGCCAAGATCATTGGCGTGGTGCTGGTGCAGGACCCTCGCATTGACGTGCTGGTGGTGGACGACAACTCGCCCGACGGCACCGGCGACATTGTGGCCGCCCTTGGCGCTTCGGACCCCCGGGTGCACTTGCTCCGCCGCGCCGGCAAAATGGGGCTCGGCACCGCGTACCGCGACGGCTTTGGCTGGGCGCTCAAGAACCCCGAGTACGAGTACATCTTTGAGATGGACGCCGACTTCTCGCACGACCCGGCGCACCTTCCCAAGTTCCTTGAGGCCGCCCAGGGGGCGGACTTTGTACTCGGGAGCCGCTATCTGGACGGAAACGTTACGGTGGTGGACTGGCCCATGAAGCGATTGCTGCTGAGCTACTTCGCCAACGTGTATGCCCGTTGGGTGACCGGCCTCAAGCTTTGGGACGCCACCGGTGGCTACAAATGCTTTCACCGGCGGGTGCTGGAGGCCATCGACCTCTCGGACGTGCGGTCCAACGGCTACGCCTTTCAAATTGAGATGAGCTTCCGGGCTATCCGCAAAGGATTCAAGCCAAAGGAAATCGCCATCACCTTTACCGACCGCACACACGGCACGAGCAAGATGAGCAAGAACATCGTGCGCGAGGCCATCTGGATGGTGTGGCGGCTCCGGTGGTGGGCGATCATAGGCCGGGTATGAGGAGCGTCGTGACCGACACGGACCGGGTACCATGACCCAGACCAACATCCCAGCGGCGGGCCGCCGATTTTGGAAGATGAGCGGGTCGGGGAACGACTTTGTGTTCTTTGACGCGAGGTCGGAGCCAGCCGGTGCGCTGGCCGAACCAGGGGCGATTGGCCGTATGTGCGCCCGGGCCACCGGCATAGGTGCTGATGGAGTTGTGTTCCTTCAACCTGATGCCACAGAAGCATTTAGGATACGTTACTTCAACCGAGATGGGAGCCTTGGCGAGCTCTGCGGCAACGCCTCGCTCTGTACCACGCGGCTCGCGCGGGAGCTCGGGATTGTGCAGGCCGAGAGCTTCCGCTTTGCCACGGACGCTGGCGCTATCAGCGCTCGGTTTGTGGGATCGGAGCCTGAAATCGACCTGCAGCCCGTCTCAGAGCTCAGGTTGGAGGCCGGGATTGAGCTTGCCTCGGGCGAAAAAAGGATGGGATTCGCCAATACCGGCGTGCCGCATCTCGTTGTGCTGGTTGGCGATACATCGTCTGTAGACGTAGTCGGCCGCGGTCAGCCGCTCCGATGGCACCCGAGCCTCGCAGCCGGGGCCAATGTCAACTTTGTAGCTGCTAACCCCGGTGGTCCGTGGAAGATGCGGACCTACGAACGAGGTGTTGAGGGCGAGACGCTGGCTTGCGGAACTGGGGCTGTGGCGACCGCCGTTCTGCTACGCGCCTGGCGGCTGAGTGGGGCAGAGACCGCCCTCGAAACTAGATCAGGTCGGGTGCTGACGGTCACGTTGCGGGACGCTGACGGCGCCATCAAGCCGTCACTGCGCGGCGAAGGGCGGATCGTGTTCACCGGAGCGCTCGGCGAGAGCTAGCTCCACCAGCCGCCATTGGGCCCGCTGAGCCGTCCAAGAGGGTCCAGCCAAGGGAAGGTAGCCTAACTGCTTATGGTTGAAGGGAGTTATGAACTCACTTTCCCACATGAATCCTGTAGTTTAGTTTACATAATACATATTATACGTAGTTCAAGGGACTGGCAAAAGAAAGGGGCGGTCCGGCGAATAGCTGGACCGCCCCCACTTTGTAGCGCCAGCTCGGCGCCAGTTGTCGAGCTATTCGCCCTACTTACTTGGCAGCAACGGCCGTCAGCTCACCCACTCGCACCTTGGCTTCGGCCATCACCGGCGAGTCCGGGTTGCTTGCAATCGACTGCCAGATCTTGAGAGCGTCGTCCTTCTTGCCAGCAGCCATCAGCGTCCGAGCGGCGTCGGCCAGGTACAGATCCTTGTCGGCTGGGAACGCGGCCCGATCGGCGGCGGCGCGGTAATGCTTGGCGGCCTCGTCGAGCTTGTTGTTGTCGGCATAGCCGGCGCCCATCAGCGCTTCAATCGACGCCTGGAAGCTCGAGGCCCCCGACGCGCCCTGAGCGGCCTGGAGCACCTTGAGCCCTTCGTCGAACTTGCCAGCTTTGTAGTAGGTCTGCGCCAACAGCATCGACCCCTGAACACCGGCGGCCGTGCTGCCGTAACCCTGCACCAGCTTCTGCAGGTCGGTCTGCGCCAGCGCCATGTTCCCGCCGTAGAACGAGTTCTCGGCTTGGTTCAACGCGATCTCCGCGCGGGCCTGCTTCTTCTGGTTGGACTGATCCACGAGCACGTAGATCACGCCAAGGGCCGCCAGCGCAATCACGCCAATGGTGATTTCACGGCTGCGAGCACGAATCGTGTCCATCAACGAGTCGGCGTCCAAATCCATCGGCGGCAGCGCCGCATCTCCGGTCTTCGTCATTTCTGTGCGCAAAAAGGAGGTGATGCCGCCGGGAATCCCGGCGCCGTCGCGGGCCTGATGGCCTGCTCCGGTGGAACCTGAGAAAGCTAATGCCCCTCTGCCTGTGGCGGGAGCCGTCCGCAAGGATTCGGCGCTAGTCTGCGATAGCCGGCTCCAGCCGGCGCCGACAGGCGCCAACAGGCGCCAACAGGCTCGCCCCGCCCAGCCCGAGGCCACGCCCTGCAGGGGCTGGCCCCATCCTCCTCGGCGACGCCCCTACCGGGCGTGCTGATACATCAGCGCCAACAGCTCGTCGTGCATCGCCTCGGCCTGCGCGGGGGTTCCCTTCATCGCGGCCGTGGCGCAGTGCCGCAGATGGTGCCGCATCAGCTCCTTGCCCACACCGCGGAGCGCCTCGTGCACGGCCGATACCTGCGTCAGCACATCGGCACAGTAGCGGTCCTCCTCCACCATCTTCTGCAGGCCGCGCACCTGCCCCTCGATTTTGCTGAGCCGAGCGAGGGTGCGGGTTTTGGAGTCTCGTGCGACGGTGCGAGGCTTGGAGTCTCGGACAGCGGCGCGCTTCATCGAGCACCTCCATGCGGCGCAAAGCGCCTGAGCCTCAGACTATTCGTGACCACACTCACACTGCTCAAGGCCATCGCGGCGCTGGCCAGCACCGGACTCAGCACCACGCCGAAGGCGGGATACAACACCCCCGCCGCAACAGGAATGCCGACCATGTTATAGATGAAAGCCCAGAACAAGTTCTGGCGCATCGTGCGCATCGTCGCGCGGGAGAGTGCAATGGCATCCGCGGCAGCGCGAAGATCGCCGCGCATCAGAGTGAGATCGCTCGCTTCAATGGCAATGTCGGAACCACTGCCAATAGCAATCCCGACATCGGCCTGCGCGAGCGCCGGGGCGTCGTTGATGCCGTCCCCTACCATCGCGACCACCTTTCCCTGCGCTTGCAGTTCGCGAATCACATCGCGCTTGCCGCCGGGGAGCACTCCGGCGCGCACGGTGGGAATCCCTGCTTCGCGTGCGATGGCATTCGCGGCATTCGCGGAATCGCCTGTGAGCATCACCACATCAAAGCCCATCGCGACAAAGCGGCGCACTGCTTCTGGTGACGTGGGCTTGATGGGATCAGCCACCGCGAGCAATCCGGCGAGCGCGCCATCGACCCCTACATACACGACGGTGCGCGCGGCAGCGGCGAGTAACTCAGCCTCTGTGGCGAGCGGTGCAATGTTGATGGCCCAGTCGCGCATCAGGCCTTCGTTGCCAATGGCTACCGCGCGGCCATTCACCACGCCAATCGCGCCTTGACCGCCGACGGCTTCAAACGACGATGCGGTGAGCGCCGTTGCACTCGCGCTGTGCTGTGCATGCGCCACGATCGCTGCCGCAAGCGGATGTTCGGATTGCCGCTCCAGTGCCGCTGCGAACGCCAGCATCGTATCGGCATCGACTTTGGCGTTCGGCGCGAGGCGTACATCGGTCACCACCGGTTTACCCTGCGTGACGGTACCGGTTTTATCGAGCACAATCGTCGTGATCTGATCGGCGCGTTCGAGCACTGCCCCGCCCTTTACCAGCACGCCGAACTCGGCGCCGCGCCCCGTTGCTACCATCACGGCGGTAGGTACCGCGAGCCCCATGGCGCAAGGACAGGCAATAATCAGCACGGCGACCGCCGCGGCAATGGCGCGCACAAGTCCGCCGCCGCCTAGTGCGATGTACCAGGTAATGAAGGTGGCAATGGCAATGGAAAGCACGACGGGCACAAACACACTGCTGATTTTGTCGGCAATACGTTGAATGGGCGCGCGTGTGCCTTGGGCGTCCTGCATCATGCGCACGATGCGCGCGAGGGTGCTGTCGGCGCCGAGTGTGGTGGCGGTGAGTTCAAAGGCACCCGTGCCGTTGATGGTGCCGCCGGTGACGTGGTCGCCTGCGCTCTTGGACACCGGCATGGACTCGCCGGTGAGCATCGATTCGTCGACGGCACTGGTGCCGCTGGCCACGTCGCCGTCTACGGGGATGCGTTCACCCGGGCGCACGACGATGCGATCGTCGCGCACCACCTGCTCCACCGGGATGTCGTGATCACCGTCGGCGCGGCGTACGCGTGCGGTTTTGGGTTGGAGATCGAGCAAGCGTCGCACGGCACCAGCGGTCTGCCCCTTCGCGCGCGCTTCGAGCGCGTTGCCCACGAGGATGAGCGCAATGATAATAACAACGGCTTCGTAGTAGAGATCGGGCGCGACGCCATTCGCGGTAAAGAGCGAGGGGCGTACGGTGGCGGCCAATGAATAGAGATAGGCCGCGCCGGTACCCACGGAAATGAGCGTGTTCATATCCGCGGAGTGGTGGCGGAAGGCCATCCAGGCGCGGGTGTAGAAGTGGCGGCCCGCCCAAGCCATCACGGCGGTGGTGATGGCGAGCAAGAGCCAAGGCAGCCACGCATAGATCATGGTGGCGTGCATCGGGATGGCCATCATGGCGGCGCCAACGGCGAGACTCGCACCACCTTTGGTGAGGTACTCGTGATATTCGGCGCGGCGGGTGGCGTCTTGACGTTCTTGCTCGTCGGCGACGGATTCGCCGACGACGGGGAGTTCGGCGCCGTAGCCGGTGGTGCGCACGCGTTCCACGAGCACGTTCGGTTGAACGGCCTTGGGGTCAAAGGAGACGGTGGCCGTATTGGTCATCAAGTTGACGACGGCGCTTTTGACCCCCGGCTCTTCTTCGAGCGCCCGTTGCACGCGGCCCACGCAGGCGGCGCAGTGCATGCCGGTAACGGCGAGGTTGAGCGTATGGTCGGTAGGCGCGGCGGCGGGGCGCGGAGCGGCAGGAGGAGCCGGAGGCGTGGCGGGCGGGTTGCCCATCACGGGAAGCATGGCGCGAGCCATGGCTACTTCTCTCCGTCGCGCTTGCCGCGCTTCATGGTGCGGAAGAAGTGCCAGTTGAGCCAGGCGATGGCGCCTACGCCGGCGATGAGCACCAGCCACTTGTCGTACGTCATGGTCGAGCCTCCGTTGTCTACTCGAAGGCTAGTACCCCCGGG
It encodes:
- a CDS encoding YfhO family protein, which gives rise to MARTPDHPATSAAPEAPRFATAWAALVYALCAFSLAWPALAGKFLANPLSDQYKAGYAFREFAAAYMKSHGTFPQWNPYLFGGMPFVAAMHGDIFYPTFLLRLVMPVDVAMTWGMILHFFLCGLATYWFLRQAPRLSFHASLVGGVAYMMAGFVSSLPSAGHDGKLFVSALLPLTLLVITWGVRDGKRFAWGFLALVVGLGVLSPHPQLLQYLLLASGAWALMLAFGGVDKEKLASNVAIQRLALAFGAVVVGAAIGAIQYLPVSEYVAWSPRSTARGYDFATSYSFPIEELINTWLPQFSGILQNYWGRNGIHFHSEYIGVAVIILASAAFGAGNPLARRRFLWFWTGTAVVSLFWAFGGNTPFFQIIYNIVPGTKFFRAPSTIFYLTTFSVAVMAAIGTERILQGKTSARFAYGWLAAAVAITLLAVAGGLTGIGATIVSGSGFPQFGPVTAMAERVEANADAVRSGAFRALFFAALACGALLLLLRRTIAPRVAGWLLVALCAIDLWSIERLYWQFNEPAWKIYSTDATTEYLKRLTQPARTIAIGFPNLPMSPSDPFLKYDALMGHRVRISAVGYHGNELGRYQQLNGEERGYDQIGNPSFWALTNTDYILVNTDTLPIAGATRVIGPVMNAAGTNVTLFKLPGEHPFAWVAPVITKYGDNAVIEAARATNFPVRSIAIFDTTSKVSAETVSKLPEPLAITTHVTAYEAGHIALTLSAPAPKGSALVVSENFYPGWKVKVDGKPATAERADLVLIGVALPEGAKQVELTFDSDVYQRGKSITVVALLIALLAMGGGAVLDRRAMVGGAA
- a CDS encoding polyprenol monophosphomannose synthase, whose product is MSEKALVIVPTYNEKENIAKIIGVVLVQDPRIDVLVVDDNSPDGTGDIVAALGASDPRVHLLRRAGKMGLGTAYRDGFGWALKNPEYEYIFEMDADFSHDPAHLPKFLEAAQGADFVLGSRYLDGNVTVVDWPMKRLLLSYFANVYARWVTGLKLWDATGGYKCFHRRVLEAIDLSDVRSNGYAFQIEMSFRAIRKGFKPKEIAITFTDRTHGTSKMSKNIVREAIWMVWRLRWWAIIGRV
- the dapF gene encoding diaminopimelate epimerase, which codes for MTQTNIPAAGRRFWKMSGSGNDFVFFDARSEPAGALAEPGAIGRMCARATGIGADGVVFLQPDATEAFRIRYFNRDGSLGELCGNASLCTTRLARELGIVQAESFRFATDAGAISARFVGSEPEIDLQPVSELRLEAGIELASGEKRMGFANTGVPHLVVLVGDTSSVDVVGRGQPLRWHPSLAAGANVNFVAANPGGPWKMRTYERGVEGETLACGTGAVATAVLLRAWRLSGAETALETRSGRVLTVTLRDADGAIKPSLRGEGRIVFTGALGES
- a CDS encoding tetratricopeptide repeat protein; its protein translation is MTKTGDAALPPMDLDADSLMDTIRARSREITIGVIALAALGVIYVLVDQSNQKKQARAEIALNQAENSFYGGNMALAQTDLQKLVQGYGSTAAGVQGSMLLAQTYYKAGKFDEGLKVLQAAQGASGASSFQASIEALMGAGYADNNKLDEAAKHYRAAADRAAFPADKDLYLADAARTLMAAGKKDDALKIWQSIASNPDSPVMAEAKVRVGELTAVAAK
- a CDS encoding metal-sensitive transcriptional regulator, which encodes MKRAAVRDSKPRTVARDSKTRTLARLSKIEGQVRGLQKMVEEDRYCADVLTQVSAVHEALRGVGKELMRHHLRHCATAAMKGTPAQAEAMHDELLALMYQHAR